From the genome of Daphnia pulicaria isolate SC F1-1A chromosome 5, SC_F0-13Bv2, whole genome shotgun sequence:
CGTAATAATTATGGGCACGATACATTTTCAACAACCAAGGGGCTCTATCCTCAATTCGCGTCAAAGTAACCCCCAAGTCTTCCAGTGTCGGCAGGGAATTGTCAACACAATCGGTAACGTGTTCCTAGTTAACACAAACACATATGAAGGTAATGCATGGGATTTAatatcaaaatatttcaaaagaatCTTACTCGTTCAAGTTTTTCCCATCCAAGGTTTGCGATAGGCCATCCTGGAAGTTTTGTTGTTAAATTGACCTAAAGTATCGTGCCAATAAATAATTcagtaaaagttcaaaattaAACTAAGGTTTTTATAATACTTACTTTTAACCAGAACAGAGGGGCATAACGCAAATCGTAACGGTAATAGCCCCATTCTTTATCCTTACGCATAACacggaaaaaataatcaactaGCTCTCCAAGTTGATATCGCTTAGGCCTGTGAAAATTGTACAACGTTagcgaaagaagaaacaaatacaATACTGGGGTAAGTAATAAATATATACCCAATAGCTTGATAAATTTGCCCATTGGTATCAATGTTTCTGGCAGCATTCAAAATTCCCTGAGCTACGTCCCCAACACATACGGGTTGTTTGATGGTATGTTCTCCCTTTTTCCACAGCGGCATACCTGCACCTTGACGGCGCCAAAATGCAGCATAATAAGTAACGAATCGATCCTCTGAACCATAGATATCCGACGGTCGGAAAATAACTGCTTCGGGAAATTCCTCGCGAACGGCTAGTTCACCTGTTagttaatttgaaaatgatttctctgtattccgaaaaaataataaaaaataaatagtttcAGACACAAACCTCTCCATTTAGCAGACAAAAACTTTGAACCTTCTTTAAGCATAAGAGGTTCAGGTTTCTCAGTTGCATTTAAAGCTGAGACATGGATCATTCTTTCAACGCCACATTCCTTAGCAATACGTGCAATAGTTCTTGGACctataaaatgaattttactggtaaaaatatataaaaacatTAAGAAGCGGTTGAATAGAATAATTTACCTTTCACATAGATGtcctcaaatgaaaaattccgAGTCTCCCATTCCCTGCCAACCACATTGATGACAAGATTGGAATGCTTCAGAGCTTTCCTGATACTATTCTCATCTTTAAGGTTGTAAGGTGTAAAGTAGACCTGGCCCAAGTCTCCACACATCTTCAGTGGTGCAACATCGTAGAAGTCCCCTCTGTAAGGTAGCACTAGCTGGGTGCCTGTATTACCCAACTTATTGCAGACAACAGAACCTAGATGACCATTAGCTCCAAAAACAGTAGCTACAACTCCGTTAAAGCTAGATCTTCCTCCAGTTCCTCTTCGAAAGGCCGACATCCGAGAGTTGATGTTTACTTCGGTGCTGTACGACGCCGTGGGCGTAAACACAATCGACGACAAGCTCGCccctttaaaatataaaattttttatatacaagttcaatacattttatttAGTTAATTTAATGCTTACATTGTTTAGAGCTCTGCGAGCATATTTTTAGGGAGGCCATTTTCACTAACAATCACCATCTGTCGGAAGGCTGCGATAGTTGGCGACAATTACGGCTAGCTTGAGACATCTGGTGTGAGATAATTGAACGAAATAAGTTGGAATTTTTACAGATTtactttgattgattgatccATCAATATCATTCAAAATATACTAAGGATCATTTTCGAGGTTGATCATGAAAATTACCTGGACCGTGTGGTAGAAACCTCTGAATACAatgacaattttaattttatgtcGAAAACGAAACGAATTGTAAATTGCTGCAACATTTGCTTAGTTAGCTACATAAGATTGTAACCTAATTAAGATAAAATAAAGGCCCCCCACAATCCTCAGAGCTAAAATGAGTTTCTcgtgaaaataaagaataaaaaccacTTTGGAAAATAACTCCGCCCCTTGGAGAATCTCGACCAATCAGTGTGCTCCAAACACCCGCAAATTTCAAATCACGATCGTCTCACAACGAATATCATTAATTGAGGTACACGATCCATTTTTACCTCGTAATTTACTAATCGCTGTCTAGCAATGGAGGATTGATTTGACTTTATGTTTACCAAAACACATCACtctttaaatattaattcaaCGGAATGTACGTATGTTTATGTACTGTATTTTGATGTTAAACAATAGACTGTTTCGGTTCAACGTTCaagttaaattttaataattgaaaTGTGCTCAGACATTCGCATTTGTAATGGATACTAAATGAATACTAGAGTACCGCTAACATTACAATTGCTGGTAGTACAGGACCAAAAAGGGAATCTGTACCACCTCCCCATAGGCCTACGGCCGCCTACCATATTAGTAGATTTGAAAGAGGAACTTCTTTCAACttcaaaattgaaactttttttttattcttacaAACAGCTTTTAACACACGACCAGACAAAATGCTTGCATGTAATGCAATTAAACACTAATAAATttgttctaaaaaaaaaaaagcccacaaaaattctcttcattgctttttgttttctctcttacaCTGATATTTACTATACAAGTCTAACAAGTTACGAACTA
Proteins encoded in this window:
- the LOC124341156 gene encoding NADH dehydrogenase [ubiquinone] 1 alpha subcomplex subunit 9, mitochondrial-like — translated: MASLKICSQSSKQWASLSSIVFTPTASYSTEVNINSRMSAFRRGTGGRSSFNGVVATVFGANGHLGSVVCNKLGNTGTQLVLPYRGDFYDVAPLKMCGDLGQVYFTPYNLKDENSIRKALKHSNLVINVVGREWETRNFSFEDIYVKGPRTIARIAKECGVERMIHVSALNATEKPEPLMLKEGSKFLSAKWRGELAVREEFPEAVIFRPSDIYGSEDRFVTYYAAFWRRQGAGMPLWKKGEHTIKQPVCVGDVAQGILNAARNIDTNGQIYQAIGPKRYQLGELVDYFFRVMRKDKEWGYYRYDLRYAPLFWLKVNLTTKLPGWPIANLGWEKLEREHVTDCVDNSLPTLEDLGVTLTRIEDRAPWLLKMYRAHNYYDEELGEFEKPAPPPIVA